The Coffea arabica cultivar ET-39 chromosome 1e, Coffea Arabica ET-39 HiFi, whole genome shotgun sequence genome has a window encoding:
- the LOC113716563 gene encoding cyclin-P3-1-like: METLALKTENACSETYLRLGLGESGKGSTGKPRLLSYLSSLLERSVEKNERFLETTQTKDVITIFHGSKAPSLGIGLYIERIFKYSCCSPSCFIVAYIYVERFIKRTNAVVTSLNVHRLLITSVMVAAKYIDDAFYNNAYYARVGGVSTLELNKLEIKFLFGVGFQLFVSSDTFGKYCALLEMEGSGGVQIERSIQACGIKGSWPNNEDSTCATAAR; this comes from the exons ATGGAAACATTGGCTCTTAAAACTGAGAATGCGTGTTCCGAGACTTACTTAAGACTGGGGCTCGGAGAATCTGGGAAGGGAAGTACAGGAAAACCCCGACTGCTATCATATCTGTCCTCGCTTCTTGAGAGGTCTGTTGAGAAGAATGAAAGGTTTCTTGAGACTACACAAACTAAAGACGTTATTACGATATTTCACGGTTCAAAAGCACCCTCTTTAGGCATTGGACTATACATTGAACGAATTTTTAAGTACTCATGCTGCAGCCCTTCCTGCTTCATTGTTGCATATATTTATGTGGAGAGATTTATTAAGCGCACCAATGCTGTTGTAACTTCTCTTAATGTTCACCGCCTTCTCATCACCAGTGTCATGGTGGCAGCAAAATATATTGATGATGC GTTTTACAATAATGCATATTATGCCAGAGTTGGAGGTGTGAGCACATTAGAGTTGAACAAGTTGGAAATCAAGTTTTTATTTGGTGTGGGTTTTCAGCTTTTTGTAAGCAGTGATACCTTCGGAAAGTACTGTGCGCTGTTGGAAATGGAAGGTAGTGGAGGTGTCCAGATCGAACGCTCAATTCAGGCATGCGGAATAAAGGGCAGTTGGCCAAACAACGAAGATTCGACTTGTGCTACAGCTGCTAGATGA